One region of Vitis vinifera cultivar Pinot Noir 40024 chromosome 1, ASM3070453v1 genomic DNA includes:
- the LOC104879985 gene encoding fasciclin-like arabinogalactan protein 21, whose product MANLLQLTVLTFFFISTASAIDETSASSPDSSSLQPPPSPFPRDKDHPFSPTSLFSPILINLGFHDLAMAIHSVTDSTFTAWSGPTTIFAPTDASIRSCMSCSVPRLLKEHIVAGAFSFHYLRTLAFGTKIETMVPGRCVTVTSAGNNSRIFIGGVEITHPDLFNNGLIVVHGLDGFVTHLSPYSCNIERMTSLLLPPQPSERPQSISSFSITRLMLRDAMLRLRISGYGILSLALGVKYAELVALQNMTVFALDDASIFSGGHEYIHNVRFHIVPNRMLMAADLAKLPVATVLPTLSQGQQLMVTTSGGGPTPMMINYVRIKATDVIDNLRVVIHALYSPFPHLQREVTAAENIGRSGFVASGSQAMRNEPCTKMDGNDCAAAAAPAAVIRPPFEMEDKDGL is encoded by the coding sequence ATGGCGAATCTTCTACAACTCACTGTCCtcaccttcttcttcatctcaACCGCCTCAGCCATTGACGAAACTTCAGCTTCATCTCCAGATTCATCATCGCTTCAGCCACCACCATCTCCCTTTCCACGGGACAAAGACCACCCCTTCTCTCCTACATCTCTCTTCAGTCCCATCTTGATCAACCTTGGCTTCCATGATCTTGCCATGGCCATTCATTCTGTTACCGACTCCACCTTCACCGCCTGGAGCGGACCTACCACCATCTTCGCTCCAACCGATGCTTCCATCCGCTCATGTATGTCCTGCTCAGTACCTCGCCTCCTCAAAGAACACATTGTTGCAGGCGCTTTCTCCTTCCACTATCTGCGCACGTTAGCGTTCGGGACCAAGATAGAGACCATGGTCCCCGGTCGATGCGTCACCGTCACCTCCGCTGGCAATAACTCTAGGATCTTCATTGGAGGCGTTGAAATCACTCATCCGGACCTCTTCAACAATGGCCTCATCGTCGTTCATGGCCTTGACGGCTTTGTCACTCATCTTTCGCCTTATTCTTGCAACATCGAGAGAATGACATCTCTGTTACTTCCTCCTCAACCGTCTGAACGTCCGCAGTCAATTTCTTCGTTTTCTATCACCCGCCTGATGCTAAGAGACGCCATGCTTCGCTTGCGTATCAGCGGGTACGGTATACTCTCTCTCGCACTAGGAGTCAAGTACGCCGAGCTGGTCGCCCTCCAGAACATGACGGTGTTTGCCCTGGATGACGCGTCTATCTTCTCTGGAGGACACGAGTACATCCACAATGTGAGGTTCCATATCGTGCCGAACAGGATGTTGATGGCCGCGGATCTGGCGAAGCTGCCGGTGGCGACAGTGTTGCCGACTCTGTCCCAAGGTCAGCAGCTGATGGTGACTACTTCAGGGGGAGGGCCGACACCAATGATGATCAATTATGTCCGCATCAAAGCTACGGATGTGATAGACAATCTCAGAGTCGTGATTCATGCGTTGTACTCGCCATTCCCGCACCTTCAACGGGAGGTGACAGCCGCCGAAAACATCGGACGATCGGGATTCGTTGCGTCGGGATCCCAGGCTATGAGGAACGAGCCGTGTACAAAGATGGACGGGAATGATTGTGCAGCTGCAGCTGCACCTGCGGCGGTGATTAGACCGCCGTTTGAGATGGAAGATAAGGATGGTCTGTGA
- the LOC104879296 gene encoding uncharacterized protein LOC104879296: protein MEEVSIKGRVNGHLLSKQTQEDQVSPGVPLSTSPGILGFPIPTEVFGKLPVSFDDLQYYPASDTVDGISKLAITQMLMLRNMPSTCGPTTSLNVKARHELMEVKLQMCSPGEGHC from the exons ATGGAGGAAGTCAGTATAAAAGGTAGGGTTAATGGGCATTTGCTGAGCAAGCAAACACAGGAAGATCAAGTGTCCCCTGGAGTTCCTCTGAGCACTTCACCGGGGATCCTTGGTTTTCCGATTCCTACTGAAGTGTTTGGGAAACTCCCGGTGTCATTTGATGACCTACAATACTACCCAGCTTCTGACACGGTTGATG GGATATCGAAGCTAGCTATTACACAGATGCTGATGCTACGGAACATGCCATCAACTTGTGGACCGACCACCTCTTTAAATGTGAAAGCAAGACATGAGTTGATGGAGGTGAAGCTCCAGATGTGCTCACCAGGTGAAGGCCACTGCTAG